In Cryptomeria japonica chromosome 5, Sugi_1.0, whole genome shotgun sequence, the genomic window TCCCTCTACAACCACCTTACTGgtgttgtctttctttatctgataGTCGACTAAGTCAAagatgaatttgtaacctttgtcacacatttgactaacactcagcagattatgtttaaggccttccacataatatacatcatgtgctttcagttttccatcaatacttattgtcccttttccctttattttgatggaggaattatctccaaaccttattgatccaccattctagtcttcaagattaatgaattttcttttctcaccagtcatatggtttgacaaaccactatctactacccatagatttttcctctcaGCATGTAAGGCAATCTGCACcaagagacttgattctgccttttccttttctttttcaacccaaactggtttgatttcctttCTATTTTCAGCTCCTGAATCTTGCTCAGATTCAGATACCGTCTTTTGATCAAAATTATCCTTTGCTTGCTTGCTTTTCTTATTTCTGCATAGTTTGGCTaagtgtccaaattcttgacaattatagcattttatgttttcaCTAAAGGAACCACCCTTAATACTATTGTAGGATGTTTGTTGGTTCTCCCTACATTCAAagctcttatgtccatatccattgcatcgatagcaaacaacattcatgtcacagagtgcattaaatgaatttttactttcaaaattcataAAGGGTTTATTAATTAGCCTACAATCAACTATTTTGTGCCTAAATTTATTACAccagtaatagtaaccatgaaaatttgatgcATACCGGTCATGTTATCTTGGCCTTGAgtggaactgcctcattgggggtcttctgTTCATGCTATTGAATCTGGCGAAGCCTTCTTGGTCAATCTTGGCATTCCTTCTTGGACTTGCAAATTTATTCAAGAAATGTGATCTCTAGTTCATTTTTGCATACCGGTTTGGGTGGCAATTTCTAATAGCATCAACATATGTCTTTTTGTTGGtttccttgcctatagtgaatgtcttcttttcttcttctttatttgaGGAGGTGAAGACtatctctttgtcaaatttgtcttTGTGAATTGacccttgaccaacttcaaaacctAAACCACCAGTGTTTTTGGGTGGCTTTTATTTGCTTAACATCTTATCCagggcttcagtgttgccttcaaatTTGCATCTTATCTTTATCACTTCCTTGTTTTCTTCAAGGTCCTTCCTGAGCTTTAATATTTCTGCCTCAATCTCTTGAAATTCCTTTTCTTCCTTTGCCAGGTCAAGGGCTGTAACTTTACCGattctcttagtttcttccagttgTAGCTTCAGATCAGACATGACTTGACCAGATTCTTCTagagattgcttcaagagatcttgttcatctatagTAGCAAGCTTcactctcttgagttctcttcttattttacttagttcttcaagtgcactgatgAGTTCGCTCTCCAAATCCAGTTCGGCCtcaatatcttcatcttcctcttcttcaGTAACCGGTTTGTCAAatgccatgaaaagatttacttttctatggtcctcatggtcatcatcttctaatGCATCATCATTATTTGTAGTGTCATCTTCAATGGTATAAAGACTGTTTTGGTTCCGATAGTCTATTCTTCCCTGCcagtagtcattcctttctctatTTTTACCAATAGATCTCCTTAGTTCTTTTGACTCGTATCCACCGGTAtctttgtgaggacaacttgcagTGAAATGTCCTACCTTCCCACAGCTGAAACATTTCAgtggtagttttcctttgtaccGACCAGatcttcttttgagcttcctgacaaagtttgccaCTTTAGCATCAGAATCTTCACTAGATTCTTCATGAGAAACAACTTCCTTCCCCTTTTTGGTGGTATTGAAAGCATCTTCTTTTCTTGAGAAAATCTCACTTGTAGTTCTCATATCATAGGCTGTCAAGGAACCAAACAGTTCATCCACAgtgaaagtcttcagatccttggcttcttctatagcAGAAACTTTAGTATCACATTTgtgagtgagagatctaagtatctttttgacaagaactTCATTTTCAATCTCATCACCAGGTCCTCTGATagcattcatagtttcatcaaatctgtgaagatattctacaattttttcatcatcttttattttgatgctttctAGTTGGCTCCTTAGAGTTGCTAGTTTGGCCTCCCTAACCTTTGcgtctccctcaaacaacctctgcaacttGTCCCATGTTTCCTTAGCTGAAGCACagtgcataactttgacaaactcattattagacaatCCACTCAAAATGGCATGTTTAGCccttgcattattttcatactccttctttgcatccagatcagtgggaggagtgTTAGGAATAGTATATCTATTCTTGGCTGATATCCATACATCACAGCCAAgtgatgaaatatatgtctccattcttccaCTTCAGAAGGCATAATAAGATCCATaaaacatgggagcttttgaggaagaagactcatttcttgccattgtgctcaaggtccataatctacccaaggtttagagataactgggaacttggctctaataccaattgatgaacacagaataccactgagagggggggtgaatcagtggctccTAGATATACTACTTTCTTTGAACAATCTTAATAATGTCAATTTAATGTTTTAATCTTATAAACAGTAAGACAAGTAATGTAAGAGAGAAAGCCAAAGAGCCAATGCACACACAGTCAAGCCACAACACCAATTTACGAGGAAAAATCAACAtgagaaaaacctcgatgagaaaagttgctgaagtctactactccaatccaacctcacaggtaaaacacagatttacatagatttttgggcaccaacccctgcaccaagctcttaCTTGGCATTGTATATTGAAATATCGAttaaatacaattaaggcttcctaCTAAAAATGAGTTttacaactcttgaatcaatttacTCACCGTGTCTCCACACACAATGTCACTCTAAGATGTTGCCTGCACTTTCACACCTCACTAATTTAGTACAACCGCTCTATTGAGAAACCACCAGTACAAGCCACTCAATGGTCTGTCTGCTACCTCGTACTATAACTTGatcaaaaactctcctccagtTTCCTCCTCCTCACTTCCTTCTTCTCACTGTACTTTAGTTCAACACCCTACAACACAGCAGCATCAAATCTTTTAGTCCATTCTATACTTTTCTTATTGAATAGGTTACTGCCAAAAGGCAGATTCAAAATCTGGGTGGTTAGGTTTTCtacaccatcctcgaggcaaattaAATCCAACCAGATATACAAGATCCGATCTCCTCGATGTCCATCTGTTCTTCACCATCATTTTCATGCTTTTTCCAATATGGGAAATGTGATCCTCTATTTTAGATTTGCATTTTAGAGATTGCCATTAATGCTCCtactatttccttctcgaggtgaTCTTTCAATCTGATCTTTTGTCTTTAATCTAGACACCAACCACTCCCCTGATCTGTCTCttacattccttcttccttgagctgcaatcAGTTTGATATGATTCCTAGATATGCAGTTCCTTCATTAATGAGGAATATCCATTTCATCAACCCAGCAAGTGAAACTTCACCAactacaccctacttgccacctcaactTCACACGACATTAATCCAATCAAGACATAGCCTTCTAGCTCCTTCACCGGTCAAGTTCTTCATGTGTTGATCGGTATGGAATCTAGTACCAATTGCACACCTTAACACTCTTCCTTTTCATCTCCACTGGTTGACATCAACAACAACTTAGTGCCAAAGTTCCAACACCACCTCCTTCCCATCAAACACAGTGTTAGAAACCACATTCACATCATGGCTAACCAAGGATTTAGGGTTATTCACAATAGGGGAAGGCTTAGCCTCATGTACTTTGGCATATTCCATAACAAgaaggtgttaggcccaatatggaaagctaatgtattgagaggggaggcgtgaatcagtacttcaaaacatttcttcaacaataactttattgttatgcataaaccgaatagtgcagtaacataatataaagctaaaacaaatagataacaatcatacatgattcactccataacacaaatattttggttatgcagaaactcttggttagagagaaaaactatggtggggatggcacccacaacttcactactacaataataaagagtgctcgattagagctacatgtttagctatttcttatagcttaccctgttaggagtatcaatatcttttagatctacctttctaaaggattttacaacacttaaactaaatgttgcacctggttagaggctttacaatttatagacttgattagagtcttttaccctgttaaaggtttctcttgcaacttcaaaatattacaataaattattacaaatatctgcaactttacatctaaaatgttatagcagattctatgtgctcaaaataagattaccttgcttatagcatacatcgataacccatatagtaactcggtaaacccttctgtttactttgttctttgactgttctctgaaatccttctcggtgacctctgtgtctctgtaacagtcatctTATACTCATGCATacacctttttaattcttaactcatgttgtataaatagttctcttatgtc contains:
- the LOC131875891 gene encoding uncharacterized protein LOC131875891, giving the protein MNAIRGPGDEIENEVLVKKILRSLTHKCDTKVSAIEEAKDLKTFTVDELFGSLTAYDMRTTSEIFSRKEDAFNTTKKGKEVVSHEESSEDSDAKVANFVRKLKRRSGRYKGKLPLKCFSCGKGNLILEAYTDVDWVGYIDDRKSTSGGAFFLGDRLLSWHSKKQDLVSLSVTEAKYIVAATCCSQVL